From Kryptolebias marmoratus isolate JLee-2015 linkage group LG15, ASM164957v2, whole genome shotgun sequence, a single genomic window includes:
- the LOC108242393 gene encoding forkhead box protein B1, which produces MPRPGRNTYSEQKPPYSYISLTAMAIQSCPEKMLPLSDIYRFIMDRFPYYRDNTQRWQNSLRHNLSFNDCFIKIPRRPDQPGKGSFWALHPNCGDMFENGSFLRRRKRFKVGGVQVSDTLTGSRTPDPLQSHYLQQQAKLRLSALQVQVPVPAGSNLSSGFKPPFTIENIISREYRIPGGLAAFPSAGYPLHTQLSPAWTHMYGSGMMDSAAPLSVGPPSAGPLSVGPPGDYSAYGMPLKSICHPVPIKPPPGLPRLPAHIPAFLANSPRSLSPPSPQTGQSSPAAPHPEALQSAVTVH; this is translated from the coding sequence ATGCCCCGGCCCGGCAGGAACACATACAGCGAGCAGAAGCCTCCCTACTCCTACATCTCCCTGACGGCCATGGCGATCCAGAGCTGCCCGGAGAAGATGCTGCCTCTCAGTGACATCTACAGGTTCATCATGGACCGGTTCCCCTACTACCGGGACAACACGCAGCGCTGGCAGAACTCCCTGAGACACAACCTGTCCTTCAATGACTGCTTCATCAAGATCCCGCGCAGGCCGGACCAGCCCGGCAAGGGCAGCTTCTGGGCCCTGCACCCGAACTGCGGGGACATGTTCGAGAACGGAAGTTTTCTGAGGCGCCGGAAGCGCTTCAAGGTGGGCGGGGTGCAGGTGTCGGACACGCTGACCGGCAGCAGGACCCCGGACCCCCTGCAGAGCCACTACCTGCAGCAGCAAGCCAAGCTGCGGCTGAGCGCGCTGCAGGTCCAGGTCCCGGTCCCGGCCGGCTCCAACCTGAGCTCCGGCTTCAAACCCCCTTTCACCATTGAGAACATCATCTCCAGAGAGTACCGGATCCCGGGGGGGCTGGCGGCCTTCCCCAGCGCCGGGTACCCGCTGCACACCCAGCTGAGCCCGGCCTGGACCCACATGTACGGCTCGGGGATGATGGACTCAGCGGCCCCCTTGTCTGTGGGTCCTCCCTCCGCGGGCCCCCTCTCCGTGGGCCCCCCTGGGGACTACTCGGCCTATGGCATGCCGCTGAAGTCCATCTGTCACCCGGTCCCTATCAAACCCCCGCCCGGTCTGCCGAGGCTGCCAGCCCACATCCCGGCCTTCCTGGCCAACTCGCCCCGGTCTCTGAGCCCCCCCTCCCCGCAGACCGGCCAGAGTAGCCCGGCCGCCCCCCATCCCGAGGCTCTGCAGTCCGCGGTGACGGTgcactga